ATAATTGAAGCCTGGCAGTAGAGACTGCTTGGCTTTTTTAAAAATACTATTTCATGTATATAAAATATTGATCTAATATAAAATAATTAGTGTAATAAATACATATATTATGATAAAGTTATGTTATAATTAAAAAAAGATTGGAAGGGGCGTTCTAAATGTTAAATAAATGGAAAAAAGATATCCCCATGGATATGGGCGAAATCAAAGAGATGATTGCAAGTTTATCCAAGAAAAAAAGCAAGAAAAAGGCTCTTACATTGGTGATTATTGGTATAGCAATAGCATCAGCAGTAGGTGCTATAGCATGGTGGATTTCTAAAAAAGATAACGAAGAAGACGATTACGATTATGAAGATGATTATGATTATGATGAATGTGAGAATGATGAGGATTGCAATTGTATAGAAACAATAAAAGAACAAATAGAAGACATTAAAAAAGAAAAAATAGCGGATGATTTAGAAAAGTCCATGCAGACTGAATTAGAAGATGGGCCTCCAAAAGAGACTAATAATGACTTAGAATAAGACATCAAGGATGTCTTTTTCTATTATAAAAAAGGATTATGGAATCTAACCTATAATAAATATAATATTAAAGGTATTTTGAAGGTGCTATAATTATACTTGATTAGACGCCTTTATCGGCAGAATGGAGGTCAATATGCATCAGCAAGAATTAGAAAGTATTTTTCATCATGCATATAAAATGGGGAAAACTAGTTATTCAGAAAATGTTGCGAGAGGAATTTCGGGATACCTTCCTTCCTTAGATGGAATTGTTAAGAACTCGGAAATAGCCTCGGAAATAAACTTAGGTTTAGTGGAGATTCCCCTTAAAAAAATTATAGGTACCTATTCTCATTCTAGGAGCATTGCATTTGCTAGTAACTTTATGCCACTTATAACTGGAGAATCGGAATTTAAGGCGAAATGGATGGCTCTTTATAATGCCCATGTAGAAGAAGGCATAAGGGATCCAATTAAAGTTTATGAGTACCTAAACTGGTTTTATGTTGTAGAAGGGAATAAGAGGGTTAGTGTTTTAAAGTATTGTGATGCCTATGGCATTTCAGCTACGGTGACGAGATTGATTCCCAAAAGGGATGAATTTGATCCTATTATTAAGATTTATTATGAATTTCTTGAATTTAACAAGCTCACTTCGATTAATTCCATTTGGTTTTCTAAAGAAGGCAGTTTTAATGAATTAGGTAAGTATATACAACAATATGAACCTAATCTCACAGCTTATACAGATAAATACAAACACTTTATGGGGAATTTTTATCGTCCTTTTAGAGAACTTTATCATAAATTAGGTGGGCATAGGCTAAAAATAACAACCGGTGATGCTGCTCTAGAATATATCAAAATCTATGGTGTTCCTGATGAAATCAATGAATACGATGAGGAAGTAAAATCTAGAATTAAGAAATTAATGATAGAATTAGAAGCCCTATCAGAAGAAGAAGCCATCGAAGTTAGGACTGATGCCATACAGGTACCAAAAAGAAATGTAATTTCATCAATCACAACATTAATGACCCCTAAAAAGAAACTTAAGGTTGCTTTTGTATATGCAAAAGAAATAAAAAATTCAGGTTGGACTTATGCCCATAACTTAGGAAGGCTCCATGTTGAAAATGTGTTAAAAGACCAAATTTCAACAACATATGTAGAGAATGTTCCGGAAAACAATGAGGCCTATGGATATTTGAGGGATTTGGCTAAAGAAGAATATGATATTATTTTTACCACTAGCCCGACATATATTACCCCTACGCTAAAGGCAGCATTTGAATATCCTAATACCAAATTTTTAAATTGCTCCGAAACCCATTCCTTTAGACATGTAAGTACTTATTTTGGCCGTATCCATGAACCAAGATTTTTGACAGGTATTATTGCAGGCTCCCTAACTAGAACAAATATC
The Candidatus Epulonipiscium sp. DNA segment above includes these coding regions:
- a CDS encoding BMP family ABC transporter substrate-binding protein, with protein sequence MHQQELESIFHHAYKMGKTSYSENVARGISGYLPSLDGIVKNSEIASEINLGLVEIPLKKIIGTYSHSRSIAFASNFMPLITGESEFKAKWMALYNAHVEEGIRDPIKVYEYLNWFYVVEGNKRVSVLKYCDAYGISATVTRLIPKRDEFDPIIKIYYEFLEFNKLTSINSIWFSKEGSFNELGKYIQQYEPNLTAYTDKYKHFMGNFYRPFRELYHKLGGHRLKITTGDAALEYIKIYGVPDEINEYDEEVKSRIKKLMIELEALSEEEAIEVRTDAIQVPKRNVISSITTLMTPKKKLKVAFVYAKEIKNSGWTYAHNLGRLHVENVLKDQISTTYVENVPENNEAYGYLRDLAKEEYDIIFTTSPTYITPTLKAAFEYPNTKFLNCSETHSFRHVSTYFGRIHEPRFLTGIIAGSLTRTNIIGYVATYPISEVITGINAFTLGARLVNPHVKVKVVWTHKYENTEKPRELGHILKDAGADIIANDDMPSPGEHSKEYGIYSLPQPHYAMPIWNWGIFYEKLLRNVLSGTWKMVFDVLNSNPKLVNFWWGMDTGMVDIIYSKTHVPPQTQSLVEFMKKMIIQNEYHPFMGPIYDQTGNLRITKDEIASYEQILSMNWFVDGVEGEIPKLNEDKLIDPLTEMLGIKQ